TATGACcaaatcaaaatgatttttttgaaaaatcaaaatgatttaGATATGATCAAATAAAGGCAAAATTACTTCAAGAGTCTTTcctcttatttatttgtaataattaaatctttgatttttatttttgtcccacTCAAATTCTTTATCTTATAAATTTGTAACAATGAAatcttttatgttattttttgttttattcaaatCCTTTATCTGTTAAAATGTGTACAAGTTCgtgctctttttttttgtttattaaagAAAAGGCGTTGAGGTGGTTGCCATGTATGATTATTAGTAatagattttattatatataatttttatcataaaaaaaaaaaaaaaactaatattcatcttcttcttcacatgTTTATCGTCTTTATCATCATCGtcatattttttatcaaaccctaaaaattcaaatcaaaacaCCAAGTTTTAGTGTCTCAAATCAAAACTTAGAAAACACTAACCTAATAATCATATGTGGCTAACCTAATTAATGTTTCtttaatgaaatgaaaagaGAATTAACTTGCATACATTTCAAGAGATAAAGGATTTAAATGgacaagaaaagataaaagactCATCTGTCTGGTactaataaacaaaataaatgactCCTGGGATAATTTTACCTCAAATAAATCTTAGTTTGTGCGCAGTGCCAATGATCAAGGAAAACAATTTACTACCTACGATAAGTTGCGATAAGTTGTTGAGTATATTGTGATCCATCTTTtgaacaatttcattttttttttttgaaacagaaCAATTTCATATTATTAAGATCCTAAGAATAACAAATgtgacatatattttttataataaaaaaggagATGTGACCAAGTGGCACTAGCTAACCCAAGGCTCGATCCTGGATTAAATAGCTCTTCCTAGAGCCAAAGGTTCAATGAGGCGTGTAAGTTCAACTATAATGATCTATGATAGGCCCATTAGAATAGTGTAAGTCCAAGTTATATTAGATGATGAGTCATGCTCTTTAGAAGGATCTAGAGAAATCTTTTGTGATGAATCATTAGAATATCAAGGCTATAAAGAAGTGATTGATGATTGTAATcattatgaaatgaatgaatgaagaatTTAGTTTCTTATATTAGTCTTAGTCATAGCTTATTCTCTCTTTTAGTACAATTTCTCTTTCATTAATGAACAATCCAAAGGTTGTCCATAACATCAATCATTAACGAATTCATTTGAATTGATCTTGCGATGTTGACTTGAGATCTTGGACTGTATTTATATTAAAGTCTcaggtttaaatttttttttatgtgtcaATTCTAGTGCACTAGTTTgacttattgaaaaagaaaaaaaatcaaccacGAACCACCAACATCGATGAAGAGTTGCGAAATAGATAATAAGGTGCTCAAAGTCAATTCAATCCCTCCAAATGATCAAATGATTTCCCAGCCCTTGTATGAGTAGGGGCAAACGCCTCACTATTTACGCCTATGTGGCACATTCATCAATTTGATAtactaattataatttattgtaaAAACATATACGGGACAATAGCTTtaataacacattttttttgagaggtttGATATAACAAGTTTATCAACTATATATTTAAGAAAACAACTTACAAACCAAACAATTTGGCTTAAATGATTAGTGAACGCCATTGATGACGAATTGTTCAAGATAAACTCAATCAATGTTGAATTGTTCAAGCGAACTTAAGTTCGATTCCTTAGTGGAACAATTATTCGTTAGATTTTACTTAACTCTCAACCAAACTCTAATTGCCACggcctttttctttttccctgaaaattgaaaaattaacataaacaaaacaacatacAAAAGAAAATCCGAAATTATCCTATTAGTTGGACttataattgaaaattgaaaaaaatagtaattaatataacaatgaaaattgaaaatggcaatttttatgagacaattttttttatgtaaaaacgACAATTATTATGAAATAGAGAGTAATAGTATTATAGTACTTAATTAACATTTGTGCATTTTCTTGTAAAGGCAGACGATCATCATCTGAGTCTTTTGCACAAATATCTTCATCTAAAAATTCTGTTCCTCCTAGATTAAGCCTCCATTATGGAGCTTCATAACCTTTTTACTAATATCACCTTCATTTTCTCCTTTCTCTTCCTCTTAGTGCTATTCAAAGTTGTTAAAACATTGAGCGCTAACAACTCCATTGTCAATTTACCACCTGGACCATGGACAATGCCCCTCATAGGAAACATACATCAGATTATAACGAGTTCATTGCCCCATCACCACCTCAAAAAATTGGCAGAGGAATATGGACCCTTAATGCACCTAAAGTTAGGTGAGGTACCTTACATAATAGTTAGTTCACCAGAAATTGCCAAAGAGATTATGAAAACACATGATATCAACTTCTGTGATAGGCCAAAACTTCTTTTGTCTACAATATTTAGTTACAATGCTACTGATATTGCCTTCTCTACACATGGAGAAAATTGGAGGCAATTACGAAAAATATGTGTTGAAGAGCTATTAAGTGCAAAACGTGTCGAATCATTTAGGTCCATTAGAGAAGAAGAGGTGTCAAATCTTGTTAAATCAATAACTGCAAGTGAAGGATCGGTTGTTAATCTCACTCAAATGATTCTCTCATTAACAATTGGGATGACAGCGCGGGCAGCATTTGGAAAAAAGAATAAACACCAAGAAGTGTTTAAATCAGCAATGAAGGAAATATTTAAGCTATTGGGAGGATTTTCTTTTGCAGATTTGTATCCTTCTATTAAAATTCTTCAAATGTTAAGTTGGCCAaggaaaaaacttgaaaaacttCATAGAGAGACTGATATGATATTGCAAGAGATCATCGATGATCACAAAAGTAGTCACAAGAAAGCTAGGAAGAATGATGATCTAGTAGATGTTCTTCTCAAGATTCAACGTGTAAATCACTCACAACATCCCTTGACCGACGACAATATAAAATCGGTCATCCAGGTTAGTCAACAAATCGAATATGTTAACACATTTATTTTCACAATTTAAAGGATAgttcataatttttcatttgtttaaaagtaaaatttccAGTATAGTAATTTGGAGGGaacatcaaattaataattttttttttttgttgagtttgtATAGAAGAAATTCATTTTGGTTTGATATTAGACAAGGCTACCGTTAATCCATTTGCAGGACATGTTTGTTGGTGGCACTCAATCATCTTCTGAAGCTGTGTTATGGACGATGTCTGAGATGGTAAAGAATCCGATGGTAATGGAAGCAGCACAAGTTGAGGTAAGAAGAGTGTTTGATAAAAAGGGATATGTGAATGAGACAGAGTTGCACCAATTGATATACTTAAAATCCGTCATCAAAGAAACAATGAGGTTGCATCCTTCTATACCATTATTGATTCCAAGAGAAAGTACGAAGCCATGCCAAATAAATAGATATGATATCCCAGCTAAGACAAGGGTCATTGTTAATGCTTGGGCTATTGGAAGAGATCCGAGGTATTGGGTTGATGCCAAGAGTTTTAAGCCTGAGAGATTTCTTAATAGCCGAATTGATTTCAAAGGCACAGACTTTGAATACATACCATTTGGTGCTGGAAGGAGGATGTGTCTGGGTATTGCATTTGCCTTACCCAACATAGAGCTACCTTTAGCTCAGTTACTTTACCATTTTGATTGGAAGCTTCCAAATGgaatgaagaatgaagaattAGATATGACGGAGTCATTTGGGCTTGCAGTAGGAAGAAAACATGACTTATGCTTGATTCCTTTCATTCGTCGTCCTTGATATATGTTTGCCTAAGCATATATGTTAACAAATGTTCAATTTCCTGATTTGGAGAATGGTTTTGATAAAAGTAGCAAATAAGATTCATATCTCCCAATAATGTTTGTTGTTGGTAATAATCGATGTAATTAAAAAGCTTTATTGAATGTTGTTGGAATGAAAATTAAGGAAAGGAATCGCACATGATCAGCAACAACTTTAATTTGAGCAAAATTTTGTGGAAATGACAGAAAACACTGCTATGGATTAAGCAGAGAAGAGAATCAATGAGCTTGGTTACAAGCAAGAACTAAGAAGAGAAATGGTTTTTGTTCTATTGCCACCTTGATATAAATTTTCTCAAacttaaataactttttttcttcttcaaatttaatttgttacatttttccATTTATCATGAAGACTATGTTCAAAACTCTCGCGATAGCATTTTCAACAATGACACTTTTCACGGAAATGGTTCTAGCCTTCAATATTCAAGTCTGCAACTCTTATTTGGGATGGCTAGTTGTGTTTTTTCTTCACTTAGTTTGTTGGGATTGCAATGGCTTAGATGAGCAACTCTTCTGTCGGCACAACTCTAACTGAAAAATATTTCGACACAATTAGATTAAATGGAAAAATTACAAgagaataaaatcaaatgatgtTGATTGATATGATTAAATTATTGTGTTAAATAACTCTAAAGTACAATTTTCATATGTATTGCTAACCATTAATTGGTCCGACGTGGTCCAAACTCAGCCATTCTTATTCAAATCCCGTTTCCTCACTAAATCTACGTACACTTTATTCAAAGCCATCTCTTTCATCCATAATCTAACGGTGCAAGATGGATTGAGTGTGCGGTTAGATGAGATAATCTTACCGTGGTCCCCCTAATATAGACCCATGCCAACCTTTGAATCAATATCCAAATATATTAAACTGCATACTTAAAACACATCAACTTACCGGTATCAAATACATACAAGATACGGATGTTTTATAGATATTTGTGGATATGGATCCATGatgtattaaaattaattgtttttattttatatttaaaaaatattttatcgaATATTTATAGATACTCTATAGATATACAAGAtatctataaaatattttacaaatacaTATCCTAGAAAAGATGAAAGGTAAAAAAGTGAGACAATCTTGTGAAAATTCAGCGAAATGTACGTTattcaattttagatatgcATCGGTGTAAATGTTTCTTGATGAACCActaaaaattatactttttgtGAGTGAAAGTAATGAGAGATTAAAAGAGATTCAGTTaatcaacattaaataaaatttaagttgaGTTCTTTTAtaaatgtttatgttgatatactaataaataaatgaaaatataatacgATTTATAcgaaaattttacatttttttttattttgatcatatgtataattttcaaaaataaattaacttttataataagaaaataatgaagAGTGATTAATGCTTATTTTCTTCAACTATTTTACAAGCATGTGAGTTTCGCATAAAAATCTTGTTACCGTATCGtatcttaaatttaaaaaatttatgtacCAATATACTTATATGGTATCATATCCGCATATTCGGACGTCATAGATAGAAacccaaaaaaaactatataataaaactaAACCTAAAGTAACAACCCACACTCCAAGATTGAGCAACAACTATGGAGCTTGACAACCTTTATTCTAATATTACATTCATTTCCTCctttctcttcatctttttgCTACTCAAAATAGTCAAGAGATGGAGGTGTAACTATTCCACCATCAATTTACCACCAGGGCCATGGACACTGCCCCTCACAGGAAATATACATCAAATTATTAGTAGCTCACTGCCCCATCATTGCTTCAAAAATTTGGCAAAGAAATATGGACCCTTAATGCATCTAAAACTAGGAGAGATATCATGCATAATAGTTAGTTCACCAGAAATGGCCAAAGAGATTCTAAAAACACATGATCTCACCTTTTGTAATAGACCAAACCTTCTTCTGTCCACAATGCTAAAGATATTTCCTTCTCAGAATATGGAGAACATTGGAGGCAACTACGAAAGATATGTGTTGTAGAGCTATTAAATGCAAAGCGTGTCCAATCATTTAGGTCCATAAGAGAAGAAGAGGTTTCATCACTAGTTAAATCAATATCTACTGGTGAAGCATTAGTTGTTGATCTCAATGACATATTAGAGTTCAAATCAGCAATGGAGGAATCAATAAAGTTATTGGAAGGATTTTGCATTGCTGATTTGTATCCTTCTATTAAAATACTTCAAAGGGTAAGTAGGGCAAAGACCAAAATGGAAAAACTTCAGAGAAAGGCATGATATTATATTGCAAGATATCATCAATGATCACAAAAACAATCATAGAGAAGAAATCAAGGAAGAAGACCTAGTTGATGTTCTTCTAATGATTTCAAAGGTATAGACTTTGAATACATACCATTTGATGCAGGGAGGAGGATGTGTCCAGGCATTATGTTTGGCTTACCTAACGTTGAGTTGCCTCTTGCTAGTTTACTTTACCACTTTGATTGGAAGCTTCCCAAtgaaatgaagaatgaagaattgGATATGACTGAATCATTTGGGATTACAGCAGtaagaaaatatgatttatgcTTGATTCCTATTATTCGTCGTATTTGATATGTATTGCAAGTAACAAGGGGTAATCAAGAACACACAAAAAAATGTGGATAACTCTACTCATGCTGAGTTGTACCAATCAAAatcatttatcaaaaaataatgtatttggaATACAAATTTTAACGCTAATATAAAGCATGACCAAAACGATGAAAAtgcttaaattttaaaaactgaagAACGAAAATATATAGTTCTTTTCCTTGATTAGAAGTTTTGACCGTTCACATATATAGTTCTTGAACAATATATATcaaaagataagataagattcgTATTTATGAGCTCCCACCCCAATCAACGAAGAAAGTGACTTACAAGTCTCTTGCTAAATTCAAAACAATAGAACAGgaagtcaaaaacaaaaatcatacaaaacacAGCACATtcttctctttatatatagatAAACATTGAAGGAAACTACAAAGGATGTGATAGATATTACCAATATAGGTCTAAGCACAATTCTTCGTTTGCTTGGTACTTTTTCCTTCACTCAACTCCTTCaacctttatatttttaatcgGTTTAAATTACTCAACCTCTTTTTATTTAACTCTTTGGATACAAAGGAAAAGATGGGATAAAGATGGAATGGCAGCAAAACGGTCGATTAATAATGATTTGGTTAAAAATATTCTTCCTTCACAAAACCTAGTTCTTTTTCTGCGTTTATCTCCCAACTTCAAACCCTAAACTCCtaacttttgttttattatttcattgatTTTCcgattaataaaattattctagtaaaataaagggaaaaaaaaattaattaatgttttcaataatttaatttaatgagtCAGCAATATTAAATCCACATCAGCATCAATCGTCTTTTTCACGTCAGTAAAATCAGCTACATGAGTAGGAGAGGTAACATTAtatgaaagtgcaaaatatctatacctataattttaattaaaatcaaaataattttattcaaaatcaaaattgcataaaaatattgtttgtaatttatacACATTAGCGCAATCAAAATAGCTTACAAACGGACATGGAGTGCCTATTCGCCGCTAGTACTACATAACGGAGGAAtatacaataaaaaacaaagaaaaaacaccTCATAATACAATATAACGGAGGAATATACACAATCTAGTAAAAAAATAGACAAGAAAAATACTTCATTCAAAAGTTCATTGGTTGATTTGTTTTCATAATATCTGATTATTGCGACACAATGGACACGAGAGTGATGATTGACGACTTATGCATCTTTTGAGCCATTGAAAAATGCACTCTTTATGAAAAACATGCAAACATTTGGTCATAACATGTTCTGACTTTGATCCATTGAAGAACTCTTCCAAACATATTGTACATTGATCATTATAGTAACAAGATGAATCATCCATTCCAACCTTTTTCAACCTATCCACAACAAGTATGGCTTTCACAACATCATTATCTTCAACATACCATGTAGTGACATCAAGGTTCACGTCTATCTCCCACATATTACGACATTCATCATCGTCATCAGCGACCATCTCCCTAGCATATTCACCAATCTCGGgcaatatttcttttaatatgtGAGAAGAAATAGGCACAGAGGAAAAAGAGTCATGTAAGAATATGTTGTCTTCTCTATCTAATATTGTAATTTCATTACAATTACATAAGATATTAGAAGGAATCAACAAGGTTCGAGTTATGGTGGTCTTATAGTCAAAGGATGAGTTTGAGGCATTGGTATGTAAAGGAAAATTAACTTGGTTGTAATGGAAATTAATGTAAAAGTAGTTATTAAAAGGATCATCTTTTGACACCGTAAAAGGATCATCTTCGATTGAACTTATTTCTAGGTTAAAATTATAAAGCATGACGATGGATCGGGTATTTTTTTCAGTTTGGAGAGTGATATGAGAAAAGAAACTAATTAGGTTTAACTTTGGAGagttatattttgtttgtttggtatCACTATATTTATAGAGTTCAAACTTACGATTTTAGGCGatttttatggaagaaataaACAACtttatcttatctttttttttaggtattTGGATATTGATCTTATTtatattggttgatttaaaaacttaaaatccaaAAGTTGTTATTAAACCATAtctatccctaaaaaaaattaaagattatccagaataaaaaaatctgagaaaaattcatatcatctctatcaaccttcaacaacaaaaatccgagaaaaattccaaaagaaaatgaagaaaacctaacgtttttgaattaaaactaacgaaaatgaccaaaatgtgtaataGAGAGAAGTtaagataccaaaataaatcaaattttaattaagggaccaaaacgatattaattaaatagttaagggaccaaaaacataatttaacattttttttaatatttaaatttattcttatatatttgttacatgtgttatttatattgaaaattgaggatattttttggaaagaaaaaatcagcccaaaagagctgaaaggattgttttctttatatatattatagatttATATgtattagcgcaataaaaagagcggataGACGGACACACGGTGCCCGTCTGAACGCTAGTTAATATGTCTCCAGGCATTTATTAAggactttaaatagtaaatttctatgaaaaattgcatatttaatGCATTGGAATTTaaagtatttgatttatttaattttaaattcttaaagAGTGTTATAAAGGCATTTATTAAGGGAAAGGTTAATATGTCTCCAAGCatttattagaattttttttttctgcccttgTTTGtgtccaaaaatataaaaatgccCCACTTTTgcaaaaaattgcataaatgtcctacttttcagaattttctggtaccttgcaacccccacttgcggggtaccttTAAAAATTTTAACTACCCCGCAAGTCAAACCAGCGTGacatttttcgatttttttttttaaaaaaattaactacccCGCAAGGTACACTTgcgtgacatttttttttttttttttaaaaaaaattaaaaacaccttgcaacccccacttgcggggtatatttaaaaaaaaattaaattttttttaataccccgcaacccccacttgcgggattttttttggtttttttttttatttttaaaataccactctaaacaaaaaaaataccacaATATCTACGATTATTATCAAACATGTATTATTTCATCTACTATAAATACTTcgtttaatttttcaatttatcataccattttaacttatattaataatgtaaatttaggcgttgacaaaaaagtaattataataataatcataatatttacaaaattaaaaacatacgaaatacaataaatatgaaataaagacTAGAGTTCTACTGATGTCTAATATTAATGCAATCTTTGCGGGAATGATCGGGCATCCTACAAACGCCGCATCTTCTCTCAGTTTCCACATCGTCCATTTCGGTCCTAATGCGAGTAATTGGTGGACGACCTTTCTTTGCCCTACGCATAGACTTGTCGGGAACCACCTTCAGTCCTTCATAATTAGGCCAATATGTCTGGTGGTGAACCACGTCGAAGTGGATGTTGTATACGGCGTATACACACTCATTCGTGAATTTGTTATCGACAAAAGTCTTGTAGTCATGACAAAAGCTAGAACATGCGGCAATGACATGTGAGCATGGTAGGTGTAACGCTCTGAATCGTCCACAATCACACCATTTATTTTGCAGGTCTACCTTGTATTCTCCCTTTGGTAATCCTTCTCTATGGTCGATGGTTTCACGGACGGAAAAGGTATACCGATCCCGATCAAACTGAGTGACATGATGACTGTTGGATTTAATCACCTCATTCCTCAGATATTTCATGCTGTTTTCTGAGAATGGCTCACCAGAATTTACCCTTGTCGCTGCCTCATGTCCTCTTTTAGCAAACAAGGCCGCCAACCTGTAATATGATGCTTTCACAATAGATGTGATCGGGAGTCCTCGAATACCCTTATACACGTTATTTTGTGACTCTACCAAGTTACTTGTCATATGGCCCCATCGTCATGTGATTGAGTCCACTTTTGTTTGGGAATATTGTCGACCCATGCTAAAGCCTTTCGGTCTGCAACAGCAATTTCAGAACGGTAATATTCGAATGTAGGGATGTTCATGGCGTAACCTGCATTGTTTGGGAAAAAGTTAGATGTgtctttttaaacaaataatatgtCGAATTTACGTGGAAAGAGATATGATTTTTACCCATGCCTTCAACTTTCTTCTTAAGTTCTCCATCCTTGAATGATCTCATAAAGTTTTGTGCAATGTGTCGGACACAATACACATGGCTTGTCAGAGCACCGTGCCATCCATTTTGTGGATCATCATACGCGCTCTTTATCGACACATGTCTATCAGAAATGAGGCATATGTTCTCCTGTGGGGTGACATGCTGCCTTAGATTCTTCAAAAAGAAACTCCAAGCCTCCTTGGTCTCGCCTTCCACGATTGCAAAAGCAATGGGAAATATCTTGTTGTTCCCATCTTGCGCAACAGCTAACAACAATGTTCCTTTGTATTTACCATACAACCAAGTTGCGTCAATTTGGACAATGGGTTTGTAGAATTCGAAACCTAAGATGCACGGACGAAAGGCCCAAAAGAGACGCTTGAAGAC
Above is a genomic segment from Medicago truncatula cultivar Jemalong A17 chromosome 5, MtrunA17r5.0-ANR, whole genome shotgun sequence containing:
- the LOC11442303 gene encoding cytochrome P450 71D10, translated to MELHNLFTNITFIFSFLFLLVLFKVVKTLSANNSIVNLPPGPWTMPLIGNIHQIITSSLPHHHLKKLAEEYGPLMHLKLGEVPYIIVSSPEIAKEIMKTHDINFCDRPKLLLSTIFSYNATDIAFSTHGENWRQLRKICVEELLSAKRVESFRSIREEEVSNLVKSITASEGSVVNLTQMILSLTIGMTARAAFGKKNKHQEVFKSAMKEIFKLLGGFSFADLYPSIKILQMLSWPRKKLEKLHRETDMILQEIIDDHKSSHKKARKNDDLVDVLLKIQRVNHSQHPLTDDNIKSVIQDMFVGGTQSSSEAVLWTMSEMVKNPMVMEAAQVEVRRVFDKKGYVNETELHQLIYLKSVIKETMRLHPSIPLLIPRESTKPCQINRYDIPAKTRVIVNAWAIGRDPRYWVDAKSFKPERFLNSRIDFKGTDFEYIPFGAGRRMCLGIAFALPNIELPLAQLLYHFDWKLPNGMKNEELDMTESFGLAVGRKHDLCLIPFIRRP